A genome region from Erythrolamprus reginae isolate rEryReg1 chromosome 4, rEryReg1.hap1, whole genome shotgun sequence includes the following:
- the PLCXD1 gene encoding PI-PLC X domain-containing protein 1, which produces MGKRKKEPKRKSINLGSETDQWMSVLPESLWVVPLSNLSLPGSHDAMTYCLDKKSEVSANGSKLLQLLDKHMHWIVHPIILRWSITQDLTVLEQLDAGIRYFDFRIAHKPDDPSMKLYFVHMLYTTVEVEVVLWDILRWLKNHPWEVVVLAFRNFDGLEENHHNHLVSCIKKIFSSILCPRNIIPTLRNMWSNGYQVIVSYDEIIQVVHHSELWPAIPYWWGNKDTAQKLIEFLEKRKEGGRPDGLFVAGINLTADLGYILKNISSSVKKMTLKALPFLNLWVKKQHPGSKKDCINIIAGDFIEKNNFVENVINLNSKLILQ; this is translated from the exons atgggaaaaaggaagaaagagcccAAAAGAAAATCCATTAACCTCGGCAGTGAAACTGACCAGTGGATGTCTGTTTTACCAGAAAGCCTTTGGGTTGTACCTCTCTCTAATCTGTCATTACCAG GTAGTCATGATGCAATGACATATTGTCTGGATAAGAAGTCAGAAGTCAGTGCAAATGGATCCAAATTATTGCAGTTACTGGATAAACATATGCATTGGATAGTGCACCCTATTATTTTGAGATGGTCAATAACACAG gATCTGACTGTGTTGGAACAATTGGATGCTGGAATTAGGTATTTCGATTTTAGAATAGCTCACAAACCTGATGATCCTTCTATGAAATTATACTTTGTTCATATGTTATATACGACAGTGGAAGTAGAG GTTGTTCTGTGGGACATTTTACGATGGTTAAAAAACCATCCTTGGGAGGTTGTTGTTCTAGCTTTCAGAAATTTTGACGGCTTGGAGGAGAATCATCACAATCATTTGGTCTCCTGCATAAAGAAGATCTTCAGTTCTATTTTGTGCCCTAGAAAT ATTATTCCAACCCTACGCAATATGTGGTCAAATGGCTACCAAGTTATTGTGTCTTATGACGAAATAATTCAAGTGGTACATCATAGTGAATTGTGGCCTGCAATTCCATACTGGTGGGGAAATAAGGATACAGCACAAAAGCTTATTGAGTTcttggaaaaaaggaaggaaggtggtcGTCCAG ATGGATTATTTGTCGCAGGAATCAATCTTACTGCAGATTTAGGATATATTTTGAAAAACATAagcagctctgttaaaaaaatgaCTCTGAAGGCTCTTCCTTTCTTAAATTTGTGGGTAAAGAAACAGCATCCTGGATCAAAAAAGGACTGCATTAACATTATTGCTGGAGACTTCATAGAAAAGAATAATTTTGTGGAGAATGTGATAAATCTTAATAGCAAACTGATTTTACAATAG